The proteins below are encoded in one region of uncultured Eubacteriales bacterium:
- the hsdM gene encoding DNA methylase M (Evidence 2a : Function of homologous gene experimentally demonstrated in an other organism; PubMedId : 3323532; Product type e : enzyme), producing MSNQEIVQKLWNLCNVLRDDGITYHQYVTELTYILFLKMMQETAQEEDIAKNIVGITELRAKGDKLTNKEKGELAEKEIIAEYSWEVLVSKNGIELKKYYNTLLRLLGEHCKGHIRDIYRDARSNIDEPKNLEKIIKNIDGLDWYSVDKDGFGDLYEGLLEKNANEKKSGAGQYFTPRVLIDVMVKLTKPQVGELCNDPACGTFGFMIAADRYVKEHNDMYALSDKQYSFQKHQAFTGCELVAETHRLSMMNAMIHGIESDIMLADTLSNQGKTMSDFDLVLTNPPFGTKQGGERATRDDLTYPTSNKQLNFLQHIYRSLKQDGKARAAVVLPDNVLFADGDGAKIREDLMNKCNLHTVLRLPTGIFYAQGVKTNVLFFTRGKTNENNTKEVWFYDMRTNMPSFGKTTPLKSEHFADFIKAYEATDRTTVNDERFSVFTREEIEKKNNSLDLGLIRDDSVLDYEDLQDPIESGEEVIAQLEEAVDLIMSVVKELKSLGGER from the coding sequence ATGAGTAACCAAGAGATTGTACAAAAACTGTGGAATCTTTGTAACGTGTTGCGTGATGACGGTATTACCTATCACCAGTATGTCACAGAGCTTACTTATATTCTTTTTCTGAAGATGATGCAGGAAACTGCTCAGGAAGAAGATATTGCAAAAAACATTGTGGGTATCACCGAGCTTAGAGCAAAGGGCGATAAGCTGACCAACAAAGAAAAAGGCGAGCTTGCCGAAAAAGAAATCATTGCCGAATATTCTTGGGAAGTTCTTGTTTCTAAAAACGGAATTGAACTGAAAAAATATTATAATACCTTGCTTCGTTTGCTTGGTGAACATTGCAAAGGGCATATCCGTGATATCTATCGTGATGCAAGAAGTAATATTGACGAGCCAAAAAACCTCGAAAAGATTATCAAAAATATTGATGGCTTAGATTGGTACAGCGTAGATAAAGACGGCTTTGGCGACCTTTATGAAGGCTTGCTTGAAAAGAACGCCAACGAAAAAAAATCCGGTGCGGGGCAATACTTTACCCCTCGTGTGCTGATTGATGTAATGGTAAAACTGACAAAACCGCAGGTAGGCGAACTTTGCAACGACCCTGCTTGCGGAACCTTTGGTTTTATGATTGCGGCTGACCGTTATGTAAAAGAGCATAACGATATGTATGCACTTTCCGATAAGCAATACAGCTTTCAAAAGCACCAAGCATTTACAGGCTGTGAGCTCGTAGCCGAAACCCACCGCCTTTCTATGATGAACGCAATGATTCATGGCATAGAAAGTGATATTATGCTTGCCGATACCCTCTCCAACCAAGGTAAAACCATGAGCGACTTTGACTTGGTTCTGACCAACCCTCCCTTTGGTACAAAGCAAGGGGGGGAGCGTGCCACTCGTGACGACTTAACCTACCCCACATCGAATAAACAGCTTAACTTTTTACAGCACATTTACCGCAGCTTAAAGCAGGACGGTAAAGCCCGTGCTGCTGTTGTGCTGCCCGACAATGTGCTTTTTGCGGATGGCGACGGTGCGAAAATCCGTGAGGACTTAATGAACAAATGCAATCTTCATACGGTTTTGCGTTTGCCCACAGGTATTTTCTACGCACAGGGGGTTAAAACCAATGTACTGTTTTTCACTCGTGGCAAAACCAATGAGAACAACACAAAAGAAGTATGGTTTTATGATATGCGTACCAATATGCCCTCTTTTGGCAAGACAACGCCGCTAAAATCGGAGCATTTTGCAGATTTTATCAAAGCGTATGAGGCAACCGACAGAACAACTGTGAATGACGAGCGTTTCTCTGTTTTTACTCGTGAGGAGATTGAAAAGAAAAATAACAGCCTTGATTTAGGGTTAATTCGTGATGATAGTGTGCTTGATTATGAGGACTTGCAAGACCCCATTGAAAGCGGTGAAGAAGTGATTGCACAGCTTGAAGAAGCCGTTGATTTGATTATGAGTGTGGTGAAAGAGCTGAAAAGTTTAGGCGGTGAACGCTAA